The Xiphophorus maculatus strain JP 163 A chromosome 5, X_maculatus-5.0-male, whole genome shotgun sequence nucleotide sequence gaagaaatataaacactgaaTGAAATTAATACAAACATCACttcaagaaaattgtttttgatattttcttctGGCATATGTGCTTTGAAGCATCATATGTAAGTTCCTGTGCGTCTGTATGATATCTTCACACAGACGCACAGCAGTCTCTCTCACCTTGAGGGAAAGTAATCGTGCCTCTTTTTTCCCATAACATATCAAATGCTTTCTCCCTGAAATAtacagtttaaataattttttcagtcTAGAATAAAGTGTCATTTAATGATGTCAGGGtaagttttcaacaaaaaaaataagtaagtGTTGTTCCTTTACTAACAACTGTAAAATTGACACCTGCTTTTTATCTTCcagtaaaataaagtaaaatttaaaaaaaagcagtaaaataaaagcgGAGTTTTTAGTGAGGCAGTCGGTATTCCTttgttcaaaatctaaaatatttacctgaactgttttttttactcactgAACAGACATTctttaaaagacaattttagatttatatgatttttgtaaaaaaaaaaacagaaaggaaaatgtaATGATTTTGCCACTTTAGTCTTACACAAGCTGGAATGGCACAATATAGTTAAACTCAAAGACTCATACTCAGAGAGTTTAACTATATTGAACTATATAACTATGTTGAATATTCTTCACACAGGGATTAAATTCTTTCAAATGATCTATGCTTTATGAAACCGTCAATCTCCttgaaaaaattttttaaatgctcttttttttattttaaagtattgcTAATGTTGTTTGATGCTTGTTTTGCTGCCCAGCAGGCCTATATTACATTTCGCGATATAGGGAACTAGGTGATGACTTTATTAAAATCCTTGCATGCTTGTGAACTGTATGGGTGTCAGTCACAAAGAACACAGACAGCAGTTCAACAGGTTGGGGAGTTACGTTTCATGACTCTACACTCcaacaaatacttttaaaatacttttatctgCTGCTGACATCATGCTGTAGGCtatactaatatttttttaagtgagttgtttcttactgttttatttcttgctaaaaTGACTCCTCTGCTTTGTCAAACAAAATCcatgcaagaaagaaaaaactcaacGTTTGCAAACTTTACAATCCGGTTTGCAAACTTTTGTAGAATATTACACACATATGGAATGAAAAGGagtgaatggatggatggatgactggagggatggatggacggatggatggatgtcaaCTAAGATTAGTTATTTATCATTGCCACACTGATTAATTTGAGAAGGAAAGCAATATGCAAATCAACATGTTCTTTAATTGCTATTTTAGTCTTAGGTATTACATTTGCTTCAAATATATTATGTCCTGATTGTATTTATGTTAATTTGTTTCTGTCAGATTTGCAATCTCCTCATGGAGAATGCCCAGTTGGCATTACAGTCTGACAACATGAGATCCAGAGCTGCTGCTATCCAAGCCAGGTCAGCTCTACTTTACTTTTCCTGAATGTTCTAATGTTCCACTTTTTCCAGTCAGTACTAAATCTAAATAGATGATTTTGAGTTGATATGTAATAGATCAGATCTATCAGATCCTGCTAAACAAATTAATATCAAAGAGGTTAGCTAAggattcttttctttaaaatacataatatttataaatatgagGAGCCTTTATGGGGTAATTATTACCAGCGTATGCAACGGTCTCACTGGGAATGTATGAATTACTCTTTGTTTACATCCTGATTTCCAGCCTGTTGTAACCTTACTGAGATCAATCCCCACTTCTGTGAGCCGGCCAGCATGCAAATCCAGGCGAGGTTTTGTGCCGCTTCAGCATTTTCACTTATGTATTGATGCGTAGCGACACCAAGCTCCCTGCCAACTTCCTCTGCTGTCAGCTTTTAACCCATGAAGGACAGAAGCAGCTCCTTGTTCTTTTTATAGCTCCACCTGATGTGTCTCCTGACCAGCTAAATGTGTCAGAGAGACTCTACATTATGATAATGACACCTTTAAGACTTTTCTCAATTGAATGATCATTGTTTAATATCTTGCCATTTTCATGACTGAAAATTATTCTCAGTTCAGCTGTGTTGGAGTCAGTGGAAAACTTTAACATCAGTTTTTAGAATTTACTAAAaggtaatttattttagaaattttattCATGAACTTAACTTAAATGTGCATACACTCATTGGTTTTAGGTGTGAGACAGAGGAGAGGACCACCAGACGCCTTGAGCAGCAAGTGTCCCTGTTCAGGGAGGCAAAGCGAGAGGCAGACGAAAGCAACAAGGCACTGCAAGCCGAGTGCCACCGCTCCATgacacagctgcagcagatggaCCAGGAGTTTATGGTCTGTGTTTCCCCTCTGCTATGCATTTGAgaacataaatatttgatacattgttgttttcttacttACAAAGAATGGAGAGATCTGTCATTATCATCGTAGGTACAGCTCAGCTGTGAGAGAGACGacttattttctccactgttaaTGTATGTTAGTTTGATTTGCCTCCAAGTTTTCTTTTCCACCTTCTAGAAGAGGCATACAAATGCAGAACCTAAGCCTGAGTGGCTAAGGTTTCTGTAGTTATGTTGGTTTGAACTGGAGCAGCTAGAGGATGTGTTAACCACTTCACCATTTTCTACTCATTTATTGCAGAAACTGCTGCCAATAACTTTGTGGTTGTTCTGTTTGGGTCTTTTGTGCATTCAAATCCAGGTTGAATTCAGAAATGTGGAATTAATGACAAGtatgttattgttattttcaaaaggtactatTTACTCTGACAAAAAGCCTCATTGGAATGTCTTTTTCAATTGTGCTCTACCTtgaaaaatttgtaatttatccCATATCTTGTATCAAATAATGTGAAAGAACATTTATGATAACATTCCTATCTGCATTATAGGGAAAATAGAAAGCGTTAGCATGTTACTGAAGCACATTAACAGTTTTAACCTTACAGTTGCTAATCAAGTAGAAAACTTACataataaatgttattgtaaaATTAGAATCCCTGTTAgaaaatatactgctcaaaaaagtaaagggaacactttaagtgttaaacacctgtttaagtgttccctttatttttttgagcagtgtatttgtGGTCCCTACATGACCCACATAAGGcagcattaaaataattaaaggcATTTTCATTTGAGATACCTCACGTAATTATAACCTACAACTGTGAGAGGAGAGTTATGACTGTTCCAACCTCGACATAATaattgggtgtgtgtgtttcttttgaGTTTAACAGTTCACAGAATCTTCTgatctgcctctctctctctctttctcctttaGTTTCTCTATTAATTCTTTACCTGTGCATTGCATGCTCTATCTGCTTACTACTCAACTCATGCCCAatctctttttcacatttttgcttgttttttcctATATTCCCCTTGTCATTCccatattatttttaatatttgtgttttttttctccttgccACCATTCACTCTGTTTGCATCATCTCctttcctcctccctccctcccttttcTGCCCCCTGTGGttggctgtgtccaggcagcccaggctctgcagctgcagcaggccgACTCCTGCGATGCTCTgttagcagcagcaggaagggaggaggaggatggcaCAGCGATGGAGCTCACCCAGCTCTTTGACCAAATCAGAGCGCAGTGCGACCAGAGCAGACCTGCTGGCCTGGCTGAGAGACACCGTGTCCTGGGAACAGCCTCAGATCCAGCTGCCGGCTTGGTGGGGCCCAGCCAGTCTGGATCAGGAGCGGCAGCAGCTTCCAGAACACACAGAGGAGCCGTTACTGAGGTAGGCATCCACTTCCACATCCTCAcccattttttttacatggtttTCTGGCTGTAATCCAGCATGACACACCCTTAAGACAAATATCACCCCAAGAAGATAGTGGGATATCTGTGATGAAAGGCTTGgagtttaaaagctgctgctctctgtctttctctgtgtAACATCAGTGTTTGTTCTTTACTTCTTGTGGGTCTGTGAACGAATTTAATGGTTTGTCTCCTCACTCTTCTTATTAAATGCTGCTTAAAGAAGTACAGTCCATTAGTGGTTAGCTTGTGATGTAAATAACCCCTGATCGTCATTAAATATATGTATCAAACTACAGCAAAAGCCATTCCTAATCTGTCCTAATATTTTACAACCCCTTAGTCAagcaagtatttttttcagtattgcTAGAAAAAGCTGAGTCTGGAATGATTATTCAACTAATCCTGTAAGCAGAGGTCATgtaattccttttttaataGGATAATCCAGATGTTTTAGATGTATATATTCAGTTCTCTGGGATGTTTTGCGTAGTTTTCTGCTAATCTGAGACATCTTCAGGAAAAAACAGTGTGATcaaaatcacagtttttaaaacttttcattttagttttgcttAGAATTGAAGctcatataaaaaatattttaaaaagattgtaAGACAAAAAAGTTGAAGATAAGCAGCCAAGAAAAGAACAGCCAAAGCTACAGCTATGGCTGTAGCTAGaattttaattcataaaatatgaacatataaacatttatatggTGATTTATCCAGTGAGGAGAAATACGTAGGAAGAATAAAGTGGGAACATCAAATCAtccatgaaattaaaatgtttttgatatgaACCCAGTCAACTCATCACATTGGTAAGTGaaaatttaaagtaaagtaaaaatctaGCAGTATTACATTGATGTTGCAATGTTCTGCCCAATTTTGACCAGCAGTGTTGCCGATTCCCACGGCTGTCATGTCTTCCATATTTCTGCACAATGACGTAACGTAACTATCCAAACAAGATAAAGTCCAACATGACAATCTGCAGTACCCTTGGTGGTCGTTCTGCTGACTCTGCAACTTATCTTCTGGCAGGAAGTTCTGTTTCCCTCAGCATTGGGTTGTTCCTTCTCTTAAAGCCAAGTTTCTAATTGTGATATAATCTCATGTCAAAAGATGTTTCCAACACACAACACTAGTGGAAAGAAATCTTCATCTGTTAACTTTCACAAAACCCATCTGTAATATTAGGACGTTTGTAGCAAACTTCTTACTTAATTTTTCTCTGTAATGACAATGAGAAGTTGAATATCTCCATTCAACATACCTGTTGGAAAAGTCTCTTTCTGTCAGGATAaccatttattttctcatttgtctGACAAATTGCCAGACAGGGCAGATACAAATGCTGAGTCATCATCCATATACGTGCATGTCCCATGTTGAGAATATTACTTCAAAGatcctttttttattccagaatagtatgttttaatttgacattgggttgtaatttatttagattttaaatgtttagtagTTTTAGTTATTTGGCTCTACAAAACGTTTGTTATATTTATACAGGAAAATCTTGACACGTCTGAAAATCAATACCACGCATTGTCAACAGAAGGATTTTCACTGATAACAAATGCAAGTGCCCACCAACAACTTTTCAAATCCCTTTATTAAAAGTTTGAACTCCCTAAGAGTGACCAGTTTGGATAGATTCAGGTCCTGCTGACGCCTGTTCCAGGTGGAGGGaccagaaaaagagaaagcCTTTTTGCCAAGCTCAGTACGCATTGAAGGAACGCTGAATGTAATAAAgtccaatatttttaaatatacttcTGATTAAATTCtagaaaatgcattaaagtgAAGTTCTCTATCCTTTGTTGTGTGTGCACTCGTAGCAACCTCTAACTTGGCTAGACTTTCACATTTAACTTGTCCACACCTAATTGGCAGTGAGCCAGACAGAAATGCTGATTTGTGCTCAGTGAAATGCGAACAACTAAGAAGCGtttcaaaacaaattcactGACAAGGCAtctcacacaaaaaaacttgacACTTTTGTTAAGAAGCTGTGAAGCAAGGCAGCCTGGTTCATAGGTGAATGTCATCTTTTCAAGCTTCTGTACAATGGTTTTCTCTGTTGTTAATTATcctcacaaaaacacataaactcACAACTGGATGTGATGACAGAAGGGACAGAGACGTTATCTACTATAAATCAGAGTTAAATACTTTGGATTTCCAAAGAATGAATCCACCTTGAATACAACCACACATTTAGTGTATCTGGCTGGGAATTTATGTAGCAAACCAGAAGAAGTGGTTATGTATTTTAAGCAGTTtcaagtgtggcatgcattcgTATATAATCAAAACATCACTTTTAGCTGCAATTAGATGGTAAACTTTCACCTTATCCAAATATTTGTTGTCCCCAGCacggcttgtggcaaactgcagaGGGAACTTCTTGTGGCGTTCTTCAACAATGACGCTCTTCTGCGATAAGGACTAAATTTGTGATAATTGCATTAGCTGTTTTGTCATCAGATTCTCTGATCTGTGTCAACAATCTTTGTAGTTCCTTAGGTGACCTTTGTAGAGGAGTAGTTCTTCAATTtcccttatattttcacaatatgGTGTGTACAGTGCTCTTTGGGATGTTCAAAGCTCAGGATATGGTTTTTGTACTCTAACTCTGGTTTGAAGCTCTACCCAACTTTTTTCCCCGATCTTCATGATGCTGATTGGTCACTAATAGTCTCtaataaacctctgaggccgaaacagaacagctgcatttataatgagattaaattacatacaTTGTGACAGTATCTATTAAATAGGtaactttttaaagaagttgGGAGGTTAAcgtgctttgttttatttgggaGAATCAAAGTAAAAGGGGGTTAGAACAATtgtacaccacacttttcagatttttgtgctGACTAAACATTTCACATACCAATAAAATGAGATGTGAGAAGTTCCTGGGCTGTGAATATGCTTGCATGGTACTGCAATGAGCTCAAAGTATAGGAATAAGCACTTCAAAATTATTCTGGTGACACTTTTGACAAGGCAAATTAGTCCATCTGTAACAATGATAGTTGTTAACTGGTTTTAGCTttcatgatttttctttttcatttatatgtcatcataaaaatgtcactGCAGAAATAGCTGAGTTGCTGAAGTAAAGGATCTATATCTTTTACATGTTGATCCAACCGGAAAATAAAACCCCTCCCTGACCTGATCTGAAGGATCTGGGGTTATCAGTAACTACGTGCTGATGATGGGAAAACATGTCTGGAACCTGCTTGTTCTGTGACTCAAAAACCGTTTTGTGTGTTGAGACAGGTAGTAAGCGTAGGTGGAGGaagaaattaaacacaaaatgcctTACATAACTTCAGATTCTTTTATGTTTCgggggttttttgttgctgtaaaaatatttgaataacaACAAGCAGCTTCAATGCTTGACTGCGTTTAAAGGCTATGGTGAGGAATGCCTAACAGCTGTACGGCGTGACAGCGCGGTGCAGCTGTGTATACACGCAGGCCTGGGTGTCTGCTCTGTTGTCTGTTTGCCCAAACCTGAAATCCACACTGCCAACGTCGCCACCCGTCTCCTCTTCAACCCTTGGCTGAATGCCAgcagggattaaaaaaaaaacacttaccAACAAGGTGTggcttcaaaagaaaaacaggctttTCTTCTTTAGTTTAAGCATTGTCACACTAAACCCAATAATTTAGTACAGTTTGGACCCTGATTGTTACATAAAAACCACCTCAGCCCTGAGACTGTGTGTACGTTGCATTGTTCTTGCCAACTGTACCATATGACCCTCTGTCCATCATACAGGAGGAGGCAGCATGGGCGCAGGTGAGCCTTGGAGGAGCTGCGCTGAAGGAGGCACGGGCTGAGCTTGCTGAGGCCAGGAAGCAGTGGCGCTCCCTGCAGGTGGAGATTGAAACCCTGCATGCTTTGGTGAGATAAACTCATCACTCATCACCACACCCAGCCACTGCACTGATAACACATGAAAAATCTTAGATGTCAcatttgtttgaaagaaaaaacaaacaaaaaaacatcactcTGACAGGTCAAAGAATACAATCGTCTTTGCATTTTCTAGTCAAGTAACagtgaaaacttttcttttctggtaATTGTTTTCCAATGCATAcaacattttgacattaatcttatcttcttttttttcccatgggTTTTTTCTGCATGAATCTAAgttacaaaaatacagaaatgtggctGTTCTGAAAAtagtattaaaaataatctagaGTAATTTAATGTATGAGACAGACAACAGTTACACATTTAGCTATGTGCATCCTGCATTTGTTTGCACACAATGATTCAAAGAGCCAAGAAATTAATGATCCTCTGTTAAAGTTatatagcaaaaacaaaagttatgtGGTGTCAAGTGatccaaaaactgaaatttaaaaaaaaaagatattaagtGAGTCAGATGATTTTAatgggtttttctttcttcaggcTCATTGTGTGTTAATATTTGTTAAACTGAGGATAAATTTTGACATCAGCAATTTTTCTTATAGATTAAAATTGGAATCTTTAATATAATCCTGTATTTATAAAATGCAAGACTTAACACAAACTTGATCTTAAACCATTCTGGATATCAATCTAATAACACTGACCAGAATATTAAATGCTGATCTAACAATGACTTGAACTTCTGCAAGTATTGCCCTGTTCTCAAATTTTTTCCTTAATTATGTAGGGCTAACTATCTACCAACACTCTTTGGAGAAGCTTAGATATAGAATGTAAAATTTTTGTTtgagattattaaaatatttaactgaatTACATAACAAGTAAACTATCAattcattttgcaaaaaattattGAGCCCCTCTGGAGCTAACAAAGTGGTGTGTTcaactttaatatttctttcCCAGGAGTCACAACAAAGGGGCTTTGAGGTCAGTGTTGGTGAAATGCAAAACAGCTGCTGGTTATTTGATGTCAGCCAAACTAGACATCATACAGGCCAGATGCAAATCTACAGTACATGATGATTACGTTTGCAAGTTTTCAAAGAAGATTCTGTGTGGTGTTGTTTGTAGATGAGAAAAAACTTCAGTGGTGGTTTTAAAGGCCTTGTAGACAGTCTAGCAACAGTTTTCTGAGCAAGTTGCAACCACCATCGCCATGTTTTACCATGGGAATGGTGTGTTCAGGCTGATGTGCAGTGTTTTCTGACACAGAATCAATTACGTTTATTGTTTTCTGGTCTCCAGGAGAAAGGCCTGGAGTGTTCGCTGCAGCACACCCAGGAGCTGTACACAAGCCAGCTGCATGACCTCTCGCAGGTGATCGTCGGGCTGGAGAGCGAGCTGGAGCAGGTTAGGAGCGGCTTGGCCACCCAACGCCAgcgccacagccagctgctgaACACCAAGATGAGGCTAGAGCGTGAGATTACCATTTATCGACAGCTTCTGGAGCGAGAAGAGGGCAGGTGAGTGCGAGACGCAGGAAGGGAGGTGGAACATCAGAGGAACCAGGAAGGAATTCCTCAATGGGAATTTTGTGGTTCTGGCATGAACATTCCTGCTTTGCGCTTTTAATTGAGAATCATTTCCTGGAACAgtagacagagaaaaaaaatcatacaccTCATTTTATGACAAAGTCTTTATGTAAACACAAGCCTTTAAACCCACTTAGTTGACATGAATACAGCAGGAAGTTAATCTTCGGCTCCTCCTaacaaagtcaacaaaattATCTCATTATTGTTTCTTTCACCAAAAGAAGTCAAACAGAGCTCTTTACGTGTTAGGATTAGtg carries:
- the krt222 gene encoding keratin-like protein KRT222 isoform X2, encoding MDLLQDSSHTMWDLNTRLKSFMEQVNRLQEANHQLEAEIAEWSFRNASRSQNWSKQEQTVRDLRSQICNLLMENAQLALQSDNMRSRAAAIQARCETEERTTRRLEQQVSLFREAKREADESNKALQAECHRSMTQLQQMDQEFMAAQALQLQQADSCDALLAAAGREEEDGTAMELTQLFDQIRAQCDQSRPAGLAERHRVLGTASDPAAGLVGPSQSGSGAAAASRTHRGAVTEEEAAWAQVSLGGAALKEARAELAEARKQWRSLQVEIETLHALEKGLECSLQHTQELYTSQLHDLSQVIVGLESELEQVRSGLATQRQRHSQLLNTKMRLEREITIYRQLLEREEGRYVSRRAHPLVLRPWRSPVTEPKENGLENSFSDSAVTPDEPKSEPLPDIPSLLPADNGLKKSKLYRQQSLVILTEPEQDKDLPLSTVKTQEILQGNVVRESAEGHGTIETEKIDKVIKQWEGSFFRGNPKLRKKSVSLRFDLHMAAADEGCGQTKQDSLPDVEVRLIMKRSRSISTITQ
- the krt222 gene encoding keratin-like protein KRT222 isoform X1, with amino-acid sequence MLSQDSMDLLQDSSHTMWDLNTRLKSFMEQVNRLQEANHQLEAEIAEWSFRNASRSQNWSKQEQTVRDLRSQICNLLMENAQLALQSDNMRSRAAAIQARCETEERTTRRLEQQVSLFREAKREADESNKALQAECHRSMTQLQQMDQEFMAAQALQLQQADSCDALLAAAGREEEDGTAMELTQLFDQIRAQCDQSRPAGLAERHRVLGTASDPAAGLVGPSQSGSGAAAASRTHRGAVTEEEAAWAQVSLGGAALKEARAELAEARKQWRSLQVEIETLHALEKGLECSLQHTQELYTSQLHDLSQVIVGLESELEQVRSGLATQRQRHSQLLNTKMRLEREITIYRQLLEREEGRYVSRRAHPLVLRPWRSPVTEPKENGLENSFSDSAVTPDEPKSEPLPDIPSLLPADNGLKKSKLYRQQSLVILTEPEQDKDLPLSTVKTQEILQGNVVRESAEGHGTIETEKIDKVIKQWEGSFFRGNPKLRKKSVSLRFDLHMAAADEGCGQTKQDSLPDVEVRLIMKRSRSISTITQ